The Alnus glutinosa chromosome 3, dhAlnGlut1.1, whole genome shotgun sequence nucleotide sequence ggtggTAATGCATAGggtaaagtattttttttcagaaaaatagagttatttgtatacatatatatatatatattctacgtAAGAGGTGAAATGGCACTAAAGCTGAATAGATGATAATGATTTATAAGCAGGTTGTCCCACATTGGCCAAGGAGCGAAAGATGGATGAGTTTACAAGCACCGTACCACGGGTCCTCTTCTAATGGTTCTGTAATTGCATGCATGGATGAGTTATCTTTGGAGGTCTTTCTTATAAACCATTTCTCATAATTAGCACTAGTATCAATTTTCCCCTTTACCCAATTCCCTTGCTATTGCATAGGGAcaataagaaaagaaagttcTTAGAATGTCTGAATTACACTCCTTCGCAATTGGGCTAATTTAATTACATGCAACAAGATAGAAGACGAAATGATGTGGAAAGCTTCCAATTGCTGGAACTCTGGACGCTGTCGCTGTTGGAAATTTAAATCATGATCATTCCAATATTGGAGGGTGAGAATTGAGAAAAGTTCAAAAGGCCCCAAATTTCAAGGGCTGATCATGTTttccaagtgttttttttttttttttttcttggctcaTGTTTTTCCAAGTCTTGTTTTGTAATTAATATCTGTTTACTCGTTGCGTACAAACACGTAAATCAAGTCACAACTAATCATGTGCTCAAAGTCAATTAATTGGAAGATATAATACTTCCTCGTAGCTTCTTGGTGTGTGTTAATTTGGTATAAACTTTAACCCAAGAAGCATGGAAAAGTACAGAGAAAGGgaaatttaaagagaaatgaagggaaaaaaaaatattaataataattgtaGTGGTTAATCTAAAAATAGTAAATGAGTGCAATTATATCCCTCTCTAACCAGCTTCgtattaactaattaactaaaTGATTATGATTTCAACTAATCCATATTCACAGGAATATATATTACTGAATATTGGCCAATTATAGTTATTTTCATAGGCCAAGTCCATTAATAAAGGGAAAGTCAAGCCATATTGAAAAGTAGAAAGTCCACCTCCATTGTACAAAATGGACCGGCACCCACGCTTCGTCGTAGCATCTAAACGGCGCCTGGTCGCGCCTTCGGTTCACCGTCAAGGACGACGCGTCTAATTAATTGGTTCTAGAGGAGCTGTTGCTCATCATTTTTGCCTGATCATTCTATATATATTCTGTGTGGAAACCTTCACATTGTCATCAAAGGCATATATACAATACAACACGCAGAGGCATACAATTACTACAATTGAGAGAATGGACAAGTTCATCATCATTGTTGTGATTGTTTTGTCTGCAATGCTTTTACAATGCTTTGAAGCACAAACAGTGCATGTGGTGGGAGATGGCATGGGTTGGAGCGTTCcacaacactacaaaaaacatggttttttgccacttgcagttcgccacgtgtacagtcactgtacacgtggcgaactgtttgccacgtgcaagtggcaacgtaaatacacgtggcgGATCATTGTGGCACTAACTgcacagttggccacgtgtattaatgtacacgcggccaactggccgcagtataaaatatatatatatattttatatattctttttatatattattttatatatattttttttttactaaaattctccaaatttatttcatccaaaaatatcacaaaatcaaattgcacaaattaatcaaaacaacaatatttaaaaattcgaataccatgtactaataaatatattcattactaacaataactacttacacaacaatattaacaaatttttaaatcttgatttaataaagttattcgtgactaacaaaaaaaaaaatatacaaaatatctacaaatctggaggacaTCGCTGCGGATCATgaggtgcagtcccgggcgtgacctcgccaactgtcgattgtcccgcaagagatggtgtaacaggcgatggagtcccgagaggggattgttggctcaacaattgtccagaaggcgacaacggaccaactgttgtcgcattacctgcaagtaataaaaataattaacctacataatattatatgcaaatttaaacaagtaatgagaacaaattaaaaataaacctaaatgtatacataatatgaaccatacctgcaggcgcactactaacagatgacgtactacctacgtgtgcaggtgaagactgttgagcaccagggcatacgaacaataatcctgtagaggacatgaaggcctcaaaatgtcgcatgcgctgctccatagcatcaaaatgtcgcatgcgctgctccatagcatcaaactgtcgtatgcgctgctccatgctgtcaacccgctctctctcggcctgcactatgccctccaactcCGCAATTTTAtgagcagcccaatcctgagacgtgccctcggccggtcccccccgtGTGCGGTCCCTATACTagaaacaagtcccgcgaacaggagtaacgttcggcccaacctgccgaaccctacccgcatactcgggtcgcccaaccgcttgctcgtacgcgtcgccaggtgcccaaagcaccgtatctgatgagactgggtccgaggcagcaggatcagtggacaaactctgtgtcatccgctcctgtacgtcgtcaacatacaaaacactggtaattaataaatactttatcacacgcataactaataataatcgGTAACATTTAACAGTAGCATACACATAGGTCCTGTGTCCGCTCGTTCAGGtaagtgccgtctttccttgtgtgcgtcttcacaaacgactcggcgcgagtggggggcgtgccagatatagatgcctgtcgccatacagtataaatatataacaaacattggatattcatttaatgttaagaaagaacaattatgtacaaataagaattagggtttttacatattgttccatacctcatcgtgattaaatctggcataacttttggaccccagactatgggggatgtcattctgctcccgcaaccgcttcattcgttcagacctctcctttacattgaacattcgcaaaaaaatgtaagaattgatacacttaattacttatgtgctatgattgaatgaactgtttattaaaaaaacacaacattttaGTAATACATtgaaagacctacataccacatttatttttgtgcaccactcgtgcagtacgtcctccacatccgttcggtcatacttatcaaaaaaggtatctggcattctcgcacgtattgtcaatggcgtgtcaccgtctcgaatatttagctgggtcctcaacttcgacttccacgaacggtgcttacggcccatatcaccccagaattcattctgtgccaggcgctggtcgacggatacgggtacataaaattcttgctgcacattcaatctaataattaattttagcagttcaataaaaaaatcatcttaactttaatttcacaaaatacatatattagtttcatacacataccattatggcatcccacatcgcctgctTAATCTGTTTATCTACCTTTGCCCATTTGTCCCGCAAGTGAATGTGGGACCCGCTCCGCAACATCTTACCCgcagcccgtctataacgattgcatgctcgtcccacgggttgtgttgcagcattgtactgcaacacaactttcttacccctcgggagcacccaatttctctctgggtccttaattacctcaaaatagatgctcccgtctgggttataccctagtcaataaataataaacgttaatatattaacactaaataacttaattatattaataaattaagaattcaatttaaatattatacgaacttgctaaattaagatataatgatgtataaaaatgtacttacccatcagccgaatatggtcgaacgctatgtgctcggtcgctgggtcaccagcatgctcctcgcctacctcatcttctgggtgatgctcatcatcatgatcgtcatccgaagccatatcctgggggacatcatgGGCTAACTGATCAAGACCCAACATCACAGGGTTCCCCTCGCGGGGCAgctggctctcccccacatctgggtcctgactctccccatgaagcggcaactggctctgtccataagcatgcatctggctctccccaggtgccgggccctggccccccgCCAGTGCCGACAGCTGTCCCGACCGCATACCCGGCATAGGCATCCCCCCCCGCTGTGGCAGGgggaatctgtcatcctgagtctcactatcagggttgacTGGCATAGGTGGTGTAAGAGGGTGTGGATAGTACAACGGAAATCTGCTCAGATCATGACACTCTcgcgcccaccatcgatcaatatgacccgGTGAGGTCAGCCCCAACTGCGATAACGTCgtgtatggagaaggagaaggagaatatccatcTGAGCTCGTCTGGtcgggatctgacctgctcatccccgccgtacccaagggcaatggtctataaacggcgtccgggtggtgtggccacggtgtagtatgtagtgccgctgacatcgccggtgtggacgtaggcgggtatagagaaggagaatatccagctgtgctcgtctgcccgggatctgacctgctcatccccgccgtacccgggggcaatggtctgtaaacggcgtccgggtggtgtgcccacggtgtggtatgtagtgccgctgacatcgccggtgtggatgtagtcgtgcaaggcacgggtaggcgtggtgcacgatgtgcgcaagtagggggtctctggtccatcgaaacctgcgaacaaatgtgagacaaattatttgaaattcgttttaattttaatattaaaaaagaatatgcataatatagaatgagctctatgcaaacTAACAAAAGTACTTTGAGTTTAAGCaaattgtaccaataataaatatagcaatcattctataacaggagcttcaatcggatcaatgtcggacCTGTCatgatcgaattcatcatttatatcatgcaggtcatcagtgggtaatatgatcggta carries:
- the LOC133863291 gene encoding uncharacterized protein LOC133863291, which translates into the protein MLGLDQLAHDVPQDMASDDDHDDEHHPEDEVGEEHAGDPATEHIAFDHIRLMGYNPDGSIYFEVIKDPERNWVLPRGKKVVLQYNAATQPVGRACNRYRRAAGKMLRSGLSRRCGMP